From the Labrus mixtus chromosome 10, fLabMix1.1, whole genome shotgun sequence genome, the window agcagcagcagcaacagtccAAAAACAGCGTCCATGTCTCCTCAGTTTTCAGCCTCTGGTGACTCTCTGTCAGCAGCTTCCAGAACAAACTTTTCTACTTCCCCTAAAGACAAATAAGCTGATTTTAGCCAAACAGCCTCAAACGTGTCTCCCTAATTATCAGCCTCAGAGAATGTGTGAAAACCTTTACAAAGCGTCTGCTGCTGTCTTAATCGTTACATCGTTAAAGGAAGTTGTGTCAGTTTCACTTCCCCTATAACCAAACCAAGAGGGCCTTTTGGTGTGATGGACAGCctggaagagaaggaagcattCCTCCTTCGATCCGAAAGAGGATTTGAGACTAACAGCTGATGTTTCTAAGATGTCTGTGTTCAAATATTAACAAGAAATGTATGCTATTTAACAACTGTATAACCTGGTATATCTTGATGTTATAATTCCTCACAAAATAAGGATCTTATACATCTCAATTCATCTCTTAATATATCATAACAAGTTCAAACTATTCTAATTTGAATATGAGATGTTGGCTCAACCTCTCACACTGCCCCTAACCCTTTTATATTAGCAAGAGAACACTTGAAGAATATTTACAACAAACTGTATTTTCAAAGGACTTAGACAGGGAGGtattcagaaacaaaaaaaattgaaatgacaAATAATTGTGTTTAAAATCCTTTGAAATATGAACAGATTTGTTCTCATTGGATTAAGACAATGGAGAATAATATTGATATTGATCCACTTTGGATACATTTCAGGTAAACATCAAGGACACTGAAGGTCAAACAGTTTGATTcttgaaaatataaaacaattagCTAAATGAATCAATCCAGTACACATGAATTGCGGATTTCTATTAAAAGATTTTGCATATTGCCTTTATAATGCAGTTTCAATTACAGCAATATTTTGGCGTATTTATAGTGTTGACATGTttatcgttttttgtttttttttagcttcctACTTTATCAAAGTCTTTGCTGTCTTTAGTTGTTGCTTTTAGGAACTTTGcagaaatgggttttttttatgctaCTTTTAGAAATTCAAAATATATCAGATGAATGTTTGTCACTTCTCAGCAATAATAATGAAAGATATCAACAAAAGGCAGAATATGCCATGCCAAAGTGctaaaacatgtattttcaCACTTTTCTGTTGGCCCACAGTGACGTCATAGTTTATCTCTCACTGTGGGTTTGAAGCTCACGCGCTCATTTCCTCACACATGTCGTGTTGTTATAGACTCTGTCGCCATCTAGTGGCATTAAGCAGAAAAGAGTGTTTGAGTAAAGCTGTACAGGTATGTGGTTGCTTtgtattaaacattattttctcCTCAAGTTTTtatcttaataaaaaaacaaacagattcacTGAATGAAGAACAAGCATCTTTAACTCCTCAGTGAACACACCTTAAAACAGATCATAAGTCTCAGTCAAGTCATGAACTTAATATGAAAACTAATAAGAAGTCTCTCACTTTCAAATGCTTTCAGAAGTATTTTATTATGAGTCTTGTTAATCACAGAAGCAAACAGATGTATGACTGCAATAAtaagatgaaaagagaaaaaacgaTTTACAAAATTCAAGgctgaaacactgaaatgtgtgtgtgcatcacttATGTGGCATTAAGTATGAGgttgaatataaaatgttaaaagaagctttaaataagtatagagctaaaaaaaaaagtcaggcaATGAtacaaaactgaaaagaaaaattcTCAAAATTGAATTACAATTTCTTACAAAAAACCTGTTGCCACTTGCCAGCAAACACTTTTGACTGCATGAATATTGATAAATTACTAAAACAAGTGAAAGACTTTTCTCACAAGAAAGGACAGTATaacttttgtaaaaacaaacgttattttcatttaaattatgtGTGAACTACTATTTACTTACCAATAATGTTGTGGTAAATTCTTACGACAATACAAACTTTATCTACACAAACAAATTTTGCTTTAGGCAGAAGTGagataaaattaaaaaaaaaatacaaacagaagagAATTGTTAATCCAAACTGTATTTCCACATTCGTAAAGTCACACGGTCCAAATGGAGCGGGTGAGAGTCGACACAGAGATGTTGGTTTCAGAGAGTCAAAGTCGAGATGCAGCGCTTCTCATTTCAACCATTACAACAGAATCATTCTCATACTCTGTCTCCTCGTGGACTGCAGAGCCCTCAGCTTCCTTCAAGTCATTTTTCTTACAAGCGAAGTAGACAAAAATCCCAGTTAATATCAGAAACACCACAGCTGCTCGCAGACCACAGTAGAGCAGGGGGGGAGCTGTTTGgatgaagaaacaaaaatgaaaggtCAGGGTAAGGCTTAGTTATTGTGGGTCATGTCTGCTGGTGTAATTGATGTATGTGTTGAAAGTAAAGGGCTCTTTGGATGCTTCAGTGTCACTCTCCTTACCTCCAGTGTGGTTGGCGGATGTGCTATGAATAGAGGGTTTATTTGACACTGTGTTGTCAGGCTCCTTACCCTCAGGTGTTGGTGGAGGACACAGTGTTTCATTAGTTGGAGGAAACCACTGTGATATGTACGTCCCATTGGGTAAGGTGCACTGGAAAAGTGTGAAGCCTATGGGAAAGAAACAGATCAGCGACTGATAAATGTTGAAATAACAGTTTGGGTCTTGTGTTTTCACTCACCACAggtctgcttttctttttggacAACACTGACATCATTTCTGACTGAGCAGACCAGTTCTCCTGACACGTCTTGTTTCAGAGTGATGTTCTGACTCTCACTATTTCCAGAGAGGAGCTGAGTTTGTGTCAGCGGTCGTCCACCCAGTGTCCATCTGTACTGAGGACCGTCCCCTCCCTCAGAGGAGCATGAGGCCCTCATCTCTCCCTGGGACAGACACTCAGAGACcagcaggacagaggacacaggagctgaaggaaacacactcagattcatttttattcacGTAATAATTTTAGTTAATAAACGTTCTTAAacagaacagataaagaaacaGATATATGTAGAATACGACATAAATGTATATCTAAATTACTGAATACCACAGTGGATTAAAAATGCTACTTACCTTGAATGGTCAACTGTAGAGTGCGTTTCTCTCGATTTGTTCCACTTTTATCTTTATAGGTTTCAAGAGTATATTCACCACCATCATTCCTGCTCAGGTCATTGATCCTAAATGTTCCATTACTTGGACTAAATGAGGAACGGTTCTTTATCAGATTAGACAAAATCTTATTATCCCTCCAACGAAGTATTATTGTTGTATTAAATATCCACTGGTATCTAAA encodes:
- the LOC132981835 gene encoding uncharacterized protein LOC132981835 isoform X2 → MDDASKIFRYQWIFNTTIILRWRDNKILSNLIKNRSSFSPSNGTFRINDLSRNDGGEYTLETYKDKSGTNREKRTLQLTIQAPVSSVLLVSECLSQGEMRASCSSEGGDGPQYRWTLGGRPLTQTQLLSGNSESQNITLKQDVSGELVCSVRNDVSVVQKEKQTCGFTLFQCTLPNGTYISQWFPPTNETLCPPPTPEAPPLLYCGLRAAVVFLILTGIFVYFACKKNDLKEAEGSAVHEETEYENDSVVMVEMRSAASRL
- the LOC132981835 gene encoding uncharacterized protein LOC132981835 isoform X1: MDDASKIFRYQWIFNTTIILRWRDNKILSNLIKNRSSFSPSNGTFRINDLSRNDGGEYTLETYKDKSGTNREKRTLQLTIQAPVSSVLLVSECLSQGEMRASCSSEGGDGPQYRWTLGGRPLTQTQLLSGNSESQNITLKQDVSGELVCSVRNDVSVVQKEKQTCGFTLFQCTLPNGTYISQWFPPTNETLCPPPTPEGKEPDNTVSNKPSIHSTSANHTGAPPLLYCGLRAAVVFLILTGIFVYFACKKNDLKEAEGSAVHEETEYENDSVVMVEMRSAASRL